The DNA region TCCGCAGGCCATGCCGAGGCCGAGTGCCGACTCGTAGAGCAGGATCGCCGCCGAGCTGCCGCCGGCCGCCGCACCGACGATCACGGCCAGCGCGGTCGACACGAAGAGCGCGTTGCCGAGCCCCCAGCCGGCCCGGAAGCCGACGAGTTCGCCGACCGACGACGAGGTGCCGGAGAGTGCGGCGAAGACGACGACGAGCGCGAGGCCGGCCAGGAGCGTCTTGCGGCCGCCGATCCGGCTGGACACGAAGCCGGTGACGAGCATCGCCACAGCGGTGATGAGGAAGTACGAGGTGAAGAGCAGGGACACCTGGCTCGGTGTCGCCTCCAGTCCCTTGGCGATGGACGGCAGAATCGGGTCCACCAGGCCGATTCCCATGAACGCGACAACAGAGGCGCCCGCCGTGGCCCAGACGGCCTTCGGCTGGCGCAGGATGCTGCCCGTGCCCTGATCGAACGGATCCTCTCCCTGCATGGGTCTTCTCGCTCTCCACTAGATAGTTGCGATATGCATAGAATAAGTTAGACAATCTAATGAATGCAAGTTACATCTAATTTCGCAGGTGGGGCCACGCTGCGGACGGGTGATCTTGCTTGACGCGGCGACGGTCCTGGAGGACCGTTGGTCGCTATGAGGGGCGAACCCAGTTGCCCGAAGTGCGGAGGCCGGGTCAGAGCGCCCGGTCTGTTCGCCGACACCTGGCAGTGTGCCGTGCACGGCGGCGTGCAACCGCTGCAGCCCGTCGTCCCGCCCAGCGTCGAAGCGCTGGAAGTGGTGGTGCGCCGCGCCCATGTCCCGGTATGGATGCCCTGGCCGCTGCCGGTGGGCTGGCTGTTCACCGGTGTGGCGAGCGCGGGTGACGACCGCAGTGGCGGCCGGGCCACCGTCGTCGCCTGTTCCGGCCCCGGCCCCGTCGGCGGCATCGGCGAACTGCTGCTCGTCACCGAGGAGCTCGGCGTCGGCCTCGGCGCGCACTATGCCGGGATCGACGGCCCCGACCCCGGCCCGCTGCTGGACGTCGAGGGCCCGCCGGACGTCAAGATGCTCGCCGCCGGACGCCCCACACCGCTGTGGAGCGTCAAGGGGGCCCCCGAGGACCGGGCGGTCTTCGCGGGCGAGGCGCGCGGGCTCTGGCTCTGGGCGATCGTCTGGCCCGAGCAGTCGGGGCTCCTGATGTACGAGGAGCTGGTGCTCGCCGATCTGCGCGAGGCCGGGGAGGAGATGGACCTCGTGCCGTGCGGGGCGCTCACACCCCGCCTGCTCGGCTGAGAGCTGTCCCGGGCCCTCCGTGCCCGGCCGGGCGCCGCTCGAACGCCGGTTATCCTTGGATGTCCCCTTGTCCGGCCCCGAGCACTGGAGTACGCGTCGTGCGCATCGACCTGCACACCCACTCCACCGCCTCGGACGGCACGGACACCCCCGCCGGGCTGGTGCTGAGCGCCGCCGCCGCGGGCCTGGACGTCGTCGCGCTCACCGACCACGACACCGTGCGCGGTCACGCCGAGGCGATCGCCGCCCTTCCCGAGGGGCTCACCCTCGTCACCGGCGCCGAGCTCTCCTGTCGGACCGACGGCGTGGGCCTGCACATGCTGGCGTATCTCTTCGACCCCGACGAGCCCGAGCTGGCGCGCGAACGCGAACTCGTACGGGACGACCGGGTGCCGCGCGCCCGGACCATGGTGCGCAAGCTCCAGGAGCTCGGCGTGCCCGTCGAGTGGGAGCAGGTCGCGAGGATCGCCGGGGACGGATCGGTCGGCAGGCCGCACATTGCCACCGCGCTCGTCGAGCTCGGCGTCGTCGAGACCGTCTCCGACGCCTTCACGCCCGAATGGCTCGCCAACGGCGGACGCGCCTACGCCGAGAAGCACGAACTCGACCCCTTCGACGCGATCCGGCTGGTCAAGGCCGCCGGTGGCGTCACCGTCTTCGCCCACCCGGCCGCCGTCAAGCGCGGCGAGGTGGTGCCCGAGTCCTCGATAGCGCGGCTCGCCGCGGCGGGCCTCGACGGCATCGAGGTCGACCACATGGACCACGACGAGCCGACCAGGGCCAGGCTGCGCGGGCTCGCCCGCGACCTGGGGCTGCTGACGACCGGGTCCAGCGACTACCACGGCAGCCGCAAGACCGTCGGACTCGGCGAGTACACCACCGACCCCGAGATCTACGGCGAGATCACCCGGCGCGCCACGGGAGCCTTCCCGGTGCCGGGAGCCGGCGGGCCCCGCCCCTCGTAACGACGCACGCGTCGGGGCCGGAGCACGGACCCCGTACGCGTACCGCCGTCCGTCCCACCTCCGCGTTCCACTTCCTCGCACCCGGCCGTCAGGCCGCCGTCATGGCTTCGGGGTGCGCTCCTTCAGGCCGTTTCTCTCTTCTCGCAAGGCTCACTGTGTTCGACGTCGCTGTCTTCGGATCCCTTTTTCTCACGCTTTTTGTGATTATGGATCCCCCCGGGATCACCCCGATCTTCCTCGCGCTCACCGCGGGCCGCCCCGCCAAGATGCAGCGCAGGATGGCGCTGCAGGCGGTCGCCGTCGCCTTCGGCGTTATCGCCGTCTTCGGTCTGCTCGGTCAGCAGATCCTCGACTATCTGCATGTCTCCGTGCCCGCCCTGATGATCGCGGGCGGACTGCTCCTGCTGCTGATCGCACTCGACCTGCTGACCGGCAAGACCGACGAGCCGACGCAGACCAAGGACGTCAATGTGGCGCTCGTACCGCTGGGCATGCCGCTGCTCGCCGGGCCCGGTGCGATCGTGTCGGTGATCCTGGCGGTGCAGCACGCCGACAGCGTGGGCAGTCAGATCTCGGTCTGGTCGGCGATCGTCGCCATGCACATCGTCCTCTGGCTGACCATGCGTTACTCGCTGCTGATCATCCGGGTCATCAAGGACGGCGGCGTCGTGCTGGTGACCAGGCTCGCCGGAATGATGCTGTCCGCCATCGCCGTACAGCAGATCATCAACGGCGTCACCCAGGTCATCCAGAACGCCTGACGGTGCCCGGACACCACAGCGCCCCCGTACGGACCTTCCGTACGGGGGCGCTTCGTCTTTGTACGTCGTCGTGCGTTACGAAGCCGAGGTCTCGGCCGGGCGGATGTAGATGCGCTGGCCTATGGCTGCGGCCTGCTGCACGATCCGGTTGACGGAGGCGGCGTCCACGACGGTGCTGTCCACGGCGGTACCGTCGACATCGTCGAGTCGCATGATCTCGAAGCGCATAGGGCTTCCCTTCGTCTGATCCTCCTGCTGGAGAACTACTGGGAGGACGGATGATCCGTCCGCAAGGATGAGAGCACCGGACATCACTGTCCTGCGCTCCACGAGATGTACAACGGCTTGCTTCCTGCAAACATTCCCTACGCTAAGGAAATTTTTTGGATGTCTAAGTATCAGCAG from Streptomyces sp. NBC_01591 includes:
- a CDS encoding PHP domain-containing protein — its product is MRIDLHTHSTASDGTDTPAGLVLSAAAAGLDVVALTDHDTVRGHAEAIAALPEGLTLVTGAELSCRTDGVGLHMLAYLFDPDEPELARERELVRDDRVPRARTMVRKLQELGVPVEWEQVARIAGDGSVGRPHIATALVELGVVETVSDAFTPEWLANGGRAYAEKHELDPFDAIRLVKAAGGVTVFAHPAAVKRGEVVPESSIARLAAAGLDGIEVDHMDHDEPTRARLRGLARDLGLLTTGSSDYHGSRKTVGLGEYTTDPEIYGEITRRATGAFPVPGAGGPRPS
- a CDS encoding MarC family protein, which translates into the protein MFDVAVFGSLFLTLFVIMDPPGITPIFLALTAGRPAKMQRRMALQAVAVAFGVIAVFGLLGQQILDYLHVSVPALMIAGGLLLLLIALDLLTGKTDEPTQTKDVNVALVPLGMPLLAGPGAIVSVILAVQHADSVGSQISVWSAIVAMHIVLWLTMRYSLLIIRVIKDGGVVLVTRLAGMMLSAIAVQQIINGVTQVIQNA
- a CDS encoding DUF6758 family protein, with the protein product MRGEPSCPKCGGRVRAPGLFADTWQCAVHGGVQPLQPVVPPSVEALEVVVRRAHVPVWMPWPLPVGWLFTGVASAGDDRSGGRATVVACSGPGPVGGIGELLLVTEELGVGLGAHYAGIDGPDPGPLLDVEGPPDVKMLAAGRPTPLWSVKGAPEDRAVFAGEARGLWLWAIVWPEQSGLLMYEELVLADLREAGEEMDLVPCGALTPRLLG